In a genomic window of Thermosynechococcus sp. CL-1:
- a CDS encoding helix-turn-helix domain-containing protein → MCRQVWNDALRERKDWIASRKCPVNACSVRSEYIIPADAPYPSFNVQCQRLTQAKQTNPDLASVNTQALQQVLKRVVGVDVGLEYFLSTSDGLQLARPKFFVEML, encoded by the coding sequence GTGTGTCGCCAAGTTTGGAATGATGCGCTGAGGGAGCGCAAAGACTGGATTGCTTCGCGCAAATGTCCAGTCAATGCCTGCTCTGTGCGTAGCGAGTACATCATCCCAGCGGATGCCCCTTACCCCAGCTTCAACGTGCAGTGCCAACGATTGACTCAAGCAAAGCAGACCAACCCTGATTTAGCGTCGGTTAACACCCAAGCATTGCAGCAAGTCTTGAAGCGGGTGGTTGGCGTCGATGTTGGTCTGGAATACTTTCTCTCCACCTCGGACGGACTTCAACTAGCACGACCCAAGTTTTTCGTAGAGATGCTGTGA
- a CDS encoding phosphatidate cytidylyltransferase, translating into MLWIRIASGLVAIALALLMTFLGGWYFCLGIGALIYLGQLEYFELARAKGSAPAAKTTLVVSQVLLITSLLRPDLADAVFPVAGTFICFYLLFQPKLASIADISTSIMGLFYGGYLPSYWVRLRGLEQQATLPLGGFWPEQFQLTALPLGLQVTLLAFVCIWAADIGAYAVGKLFGRTRLSHISPKKTVEGAVFGVLGSLGVALWGAHSLGWPLPWLLGAMFGLMIGIASLLGDLTESMMKRDAGVKDSGQLIPGHGGILDRADSYVFTAPLVFYFVTLLLPLCQ; encoded by the coding sequence ATGCTCTGGATCCGCATTGCCAGTGGACTTGTCGCGATCGCTCTCGCGCTGCTGATGACCTTTCTAGGCGGTTGGTATTTTTGTCTGGGCATTGGGGCACTGATTTATCTGGGTCAACTGGAATACTTTGAATTAGCCCGTGCCAAAGGGAGTGCGCCGGCGGCTAAAACCACCCTCGTGGTGAGTCAAGTGCTCCTCATCACCTCACTGCTGCGTCCAGACCTTGCGGATGCTGTCTTTCCTGTCGCAGGTACCTTCATTTGCTTCTACTTGCTATTTCAACCCAAGCTGGCCTCGATCGCCGACATTTCCACTTCAATCATGGGGCTGTTTTACGGCGGCTATTTGCCAAGCTATTGGGTGCGCTTGCGGGGATTGGAGCAACAGGCAACATTACCTTTGGGAGGATTTTGGCCAGAGCAGTTTCAACTCACCGCTTTGCCCTTGGGGTTGCAGGTAACCCTCTTGGCCTTTGTCTGTATTTGGGCGGCAGATATTGGTGCCTATGCTGTTGGTAAGCTCTTTGGCCGGACACGGCTTTCCCACATCAGTCCCAAGAAAACCGTAGAAGGGGCAGTGTTTGGCGTTTTAGGGAGTTTAGGCGTCGCCCTTTGGGGAGCACATTCCCTCGGCTGGCCACTCCCTTGGCTTTTGGGTGCAATGTTTGGCCTCATGATTGGCATTGCCAGTCTATTGGGGGACTTAACGGAGTCAATGATGAAACGGGATGCCGGCGTCAAAGATTCTGGCCAGTTGATTCCCGGGCATGGCGGCATTTTGGATCGCGCCGATAGCTATGTTTTTACGGCACCCCTTGTGTTTTACTTTGTGACGTTACTATTGCCCCTGTGTCAATGA
- a CDS encoding sigma-70 family RNA polymerase sigma factor, producing the protein MTSSLPLAWTRVEETSARVTLPLTKLTPQELVVRCQAGRTPDRAAFTELLRRYQSHVERIIYHLAPDWDDRADLVQEVWIRVYRNIHKLQDASKFRGWLSRIATNLFYDELRKRKRHQPPLSLDAPLKTQEGEMSWELAASDASPDDRLRTDEFYDQLRRAIANLPETFRTTIVLREIEGLSYEEIAQITGVSLGTVKSRIARARQRLQLELQPHLDLPST; encoded by the coding sequence ATGACATCCAGTCTTCCCCTTGCTTGGACGCGTGTTGAGGAGACCAGTGCTCGGGTGACGCTGCCGCTGACAAAACTTACACCCCAAGAGTTGGTTGTCCGCTGTCAAGCCGGCAGAACCCCAGATCGCGCTGCCTTTACTGAATTGTTGCGGCGATACCAATCCCATGTGGAGCGAATTATCTATCACCTCGCGCCCGACTGGGACGATCGCGCCGACCTTGTGCAAGAAGTCTGGATTCGGGTCTATCGCAACATTCACAAACTGCAAGACGCCAGCAAATTTCGGGGTTGGCTCAGCCGCATTGCCACCAACTTGTTTTACGATGAGTTGCGCAAACGCAAACGCCATCAACCGCCCCTGTCGCTGGATGCACCCCTGAAAACCCAAGAGGGTGAAATGAGCTGGGAACTTGCCGCCAGTGATGCCAGTCCCGATGACCGGTTGCGTACGGATGAATTCTATGATCAATTACGGCGGGCGATCGCCAACCTACCGGAAACCTTTCGGACAACGATTGTTCTGCGGGAAATTGAAGGCCTCTCCTACGAAGAAATTGCCCAAATCACTGGGGTTTCCCTCGGAACCGTGAAATCGCGAATCGCCCGTGCCCGACAGCGACTCCAACTAGAACTCCAACCCCACCTCGATCTCCCTTCAACCTGA
- a CDS encoding anti-sigma factor, with the protein MMDELDHCKRDTFELLSAYLDGEVTAAERQQVEAWLATDPEGQRLYQRLLTLKQQMQELPVPLTPCPADRLAAQVIAKAHRPRRIWVLGSAGATLAASFVAILTGLIPNPFPSLPVAITSPAGIEPEVSPLPIEPTAVGLMLSLDRPPVAIPVSETAPAALPAPRASSQPRTEATD; encoded by the coding sequence ATGATGGACGAACTTGATCACTGCAAACGCGATACCTTTGAACTCCTGAGCGCCTACCTCGATGGTGAAGTGACGGCTGCAGAACGGCAACAGGTGGAAGCATGGCTGGCCACTGACCCCGAAGGCCAACGCCTCTATCAGCGACTCCTGACCCTCAAGCAGCAGATGCAAGAACTGCCCGTACCCTTGACCCCCTGTCCAGCGGATCGTTTGGCCGCTCAAGTGATTGCTAAGGCCCATCGCCCCCGTCGTATTTGGGTCTTAGGGAGTGCGGGAGCAACCCTAGCGGCATCCTTCGTGGCAATCCTGACGGGTCTAATTCCCAATCCCTTCCCCAGTCTGCCTGTAGCTATCACCAGTCCTGCTGGCATTGAGCCAGAGGTATCTCCCCTACCGATTGAGCCAACGGCAGTCGGCTTGATGCTCAGTCTTGACCGTCCCCCTGTGGCCATTCCCGTCAGTGAAACGGCTCCTGCGGCGCTGCCGGCACCCCGGGCAAGTTCACAGCCAAGGACTGAAGCTACTGACTAG
- a CDS encoding NAD(P)H-dependent glycerol-3-phosphate dehydrogenase, translating to MSPRVLILGLGHWGQTLAYLFEQQGCTVSCWGRSQGALSAVLFQDIHLLVSALPIKAVREVAAQVAALQPPLEMILVSATKGLEAETFATAADIWQTYCPHHDLVVLSGPNLASEIQQGLPAAAVVGGNLAATKQVQDCLGSTTFRLYSNEDRRGVEMGGIFKNVIAIACGVNDGLGLGVNARSALITRGLVEMVRVGTHWGGQVETFYGLSGLGDLLATCTSALSRNYQVGWHLAHGKSLSQALALTKGTAEGVNTARALCTYAQQHQLDIPITAMVNAVLSGHLTPQAALNCLLERPFKPEIIPSQ from the coding sequence ATGTCCCCAAGGGTATTGATTTTGGGCTTAGGTCATTGGGGACAAACACTGGCATACCTATTTGAGCAACAGGGCTGCACGGTCTCCTGCTGGGGGCGATCGCAGGGGGCACTCTCGGCTGTTCTTTTTCAAGACATTCATTTACTGGTTTCGGCTCTCCCCATCAAAGCTGTACGGGAAGTGGCTGCCCAAGTCGCCGCCCTTCAACCCCCCTTAGAAATGATCCTTGTCAGTGCCACCAAGGGTTTAGAAGCAGAAACCTTTGCCACAGCGGCGGATATTTGGCAAACCTACTGCCCGCATCACGATCTTGTGGTGCTTTCAGGACCCAACCTAGCCAGTGAAATTCAGCAGGGACTACCGGCAGCGGCAGTGGTGGGGGGCAACCTAGCAGCAACCAAGCAAGTGCAGGACTGTTTGGGCAGTACCACCTTTCGCCTCTATAGCAATGAGGATCGGCGGGGTGTGGAAATGGGGGGCATCTTCAAAAATGTGATTGCGATCGCCTGTGGCGTCAATGATGGTCTGGGTCTGGGCGTCAATGCCCGCTCTGCCCTGATTACCCGAGGACTGGTGGAAATGGTGCGGGTGGGTACCCACTGGGGCGGACAAGTGGAAACCTTCTACGGCCTTTCAGGGTTAGGAGATCTCCTCGCCACCTGTACCAGCGCCCTGAGTCGCAACTATCAAGTGGGGTGGCATCTTGCCCACGGTAAGTCCCTCTCCCAAGCCCTAGCGCTGACCAAGGGGACGGCTGAAGGGGTGAACACTGCTCGCGCGCTCTGCACCTATGCCCAGCAGCACCAGTTAGATATCCCGATTACGGCGATGGTGAATGCCGTTCTTAGTGGCCATCTCACTCCCCAAGCTGCCCTCAACTGTCTTTTGGAGCGTCCCTTCAAGCCGGAGATTATTCCTAGTCAGTAG